A window from Rhizosphaericola mali encodes these proteins:
- a CDS encoding XRE family transcriptional regulator, with translation MITENESVRLIFGLKLRSLRLQKNLSYQQLSEESKITISYLHDIENGKKYPKADKILTLAKALGVDYDYLVSLSGDKKIQPLIDIISSEFINVIPWEHFGIAPATLLEIFTNTPDKVTAFITTLVKISRAFHLTKDNFYFTALQSFQDLHYNYFEKFENAANRWREESKLSDAIPITTEKLESILQKNYSIQIDRKKMGHSAVLNRLRSYYSPTKKTFYINKHLTNAQENFLLAREIAFQYLELNPRPLETIVQHSKSFDLLLNNLFASYFAAAILIPEGSIAEDFKQISSTSTWNGQAWLDILDKYNITTEMFIQRLTSILPHHFGINQLFFLRMYGSDKNGFDISKELHLSQLHNPHANLVNEHYCRRWGAITAIQNQQALPEKKKYKDLHIDIQISHYWQTQNRYLCITISKPPIDKKSENSGSVTLGLLIDGNLMKLMNFLNDPNIINKTVHTTCERCSIADCKERVSEPIQIQKYAKELEIKKAIESLDK, from the coding sequence ACAAAAAAATCTTTCGTATCAGCAGCTCTCTGAAGAGAGTAAAATCACGATTTCCTATTTACATGATATTGAAAATGGAAAAAAATATCCCAAAGCAGATAAAATATTGACACTTGCAAAAGCACTTGGAGTAGATTATGATTATCTAGTTTCCCTTTCTGGAGACAAAAAAATTCAGCCTTTAATTGATATTATTAGTTCGGAATTTATTAATGTCATTCCATGGGAGCATTTTGGTATCGCACCTGCAACCTTATTGGAAATTTTTACAAATACCCCCGATAAGGTTACGGCATTCATCACAACTTTAGTGAAAATATCCAGAGCATTTCACCTTACAAAAGACAATTTTTACTTTACGGCGTTGCAATCTTTTCAAGATTTGCATTATAATTATTTTGAAAAATTTGAAAATGCGGCGAATAGATGGAGAGAAGAATCCAAATTATCGGATGCGATTCCAATAACAACCGAGAAGTTAGAATCTATTTTACAAAAAAATTATAGTATTCAAATTGACAGAAAAAAAATGGGACATAGTGCCGTTTTAAATCGCCTACGCTCCTATTATAGTCCGACCAAAAAGACATTTTACATCAATAAGCATCTTACCAATGCGCAGGAAAATTTTCTCTTAGCTAGGGAAATTGCTTTTCAATATTTAGAGCTAAATCCTCGTCCGCTAGAGACAATTGTGCAACATTCCAAATCATTTGATTTATTGTTAAATAACCTATTTGCTTCTTATTTTGCTGCGGCGATATTAATTCCAGAAGGAAGTATTGCGGAAGATTTTAAACAAATATCCTCCACTTCCACATGGAATGGACAGGCTTGGTTAGATATTTTGGATAAATATAATATCACCACCGAAATGTTTATCCAAAGATTGACGAGTATATTGCCACATCACTTTGGTATCAATCAACTTTTCTTTTTGAGAATGTATGGTTCGGATAAAAATGGTTTTGATATTAGTAAAGAACTACATTTATCCCAATTACACAATCCGCATGCGAATCTGGTAAACGAGCATTATTGTAGAAGATGGGGCGCGATTACAGCTATACAAAATCAGCAAGCATTACCAGAAAAGAAAAAATATAAGGATCTACATATCGATATTCAAATATCACATTATTGGCAGACGCAAAATCGATATTTATGTATTACGATCTCCAAACCTCCGATCGATAAAAAATCTGAGAATTCTGGAAGTGTCACTTTGGGATTATTGATTGACGGTAATCTAATGAAATTGATGAACTTTTTAAATGATCCCAATATCATTAACAAAACCGTTCATACAACTTGTGAACGTTGCTCTATCGCCGACTGTAAGGAACGTGTAAGCGAACCTATTCAAATACAGAAATATGCGAAAGAATTGGAAATTAAAAAAGCAATTGAGAGTTTGGATAAATAA